A single window of Populus nigra chromosome 17, ddPopNigr1.1, whole genome shotgun sequence DNA harbors:
- the LOC133676526 gene encoding uncharacterized protein LOC133676526, with protein sequence MSQSCVEYKENAALRRHSMWSSLAVDHLLGILIGSALLLHAESVCLWILTFASVITNELLRSGCVWLMGVPAGFKSNTELAGVLGVISIYAIQIWPTLWILIDFLFIYFIKGLGLLGILFGATIPAALITDMVSLATLQLFTGQSQSCIPGKYKL encoded by the exons AT GTCGCAATCATGTGTGGAATATAAGGAGAATGCAGCGCTGCGCAGGCATTCTATGTGGTCAAGTTTAGCTGTGGATCATCTTTTGGGAATTTTGATTGGCTCGGCACTCTTACTTCATGCTGAATCTGTTTGCTTATGGATTTTGACCTTTGCCAGCGTCATTACGAATGAGTTGTTGCGCTCAGGTTGTGTGTGGTTGATGGGAGTACCAGCAGGTTTCAAGTCGAATACAGAACTGGCAGGAGTTCTTGGCGTGATTTCAATATATGCAATACAAATATGGCCTACCCTTTGGATCTTAATTGATTtcctcttcatttatttcattaaggGACTTGGTCTACTGGGGATTCTTTTTGGAGCAACTATTCCTGCTGCTTTGATCACAGATATGGTTTCCCTAGCAACATTGCAACTCTTCACTGGGCAATCTCAGTCCTGTATTCCCGGCAAATACAAGCTTTAG